One segment of Lentisphaera araneosa HTCC2155 DNA contains the following:
- a CDS encoding type II toxin-antitoxin system RelE family toxin, which produces MSKYTVLFHKNTEKELRKIPNKDRIKVFEKIDELAEDPFIQGHIKLSGYDDLYRVRQGNYRIIYTVENGELKIHVIKVQHRKDVYRK; this is translated from the coding sequence ATGAGTAAGTACACTGTTTTATTTCATAAAAATACTGAAAAAGAATTAAGAAAAATACCTAACAAAGATCGAATCAAAGTATTTGAAAAAATAGATGAACTAGCTGAAGATCCATTTATTCAAGGCCACATAAAATTAAGTGGATATGATGATCTTTACAGAGTAAGACAAGGTAATTACAGGATTATCTACACTGTAGAAAATGGTGAACTAAAAATCCATGTCATTAAAGTTCAACATAGAAAAGACGTCTATAGAAAATAG